Proteins encoded within one genomic window of Pseudobacteroides sp.:
- a CDS encoding AAA family ATPase yields MNAKIIAVANQKGGVAKTTSVRNMAFSLGEQGKKVLALDFDPQSNLTSSFAYENTKITTTIAEIMYKAMDEELLPYPEEYIYAHGNVDFIPSSIHLSVVEANLRMEMGSEKLLANILEPLRKDYDYIFIDTNPSLGPLTINALSAADSVIIPINPEYYATMGLTDLTKTILKIRKRINPKIQFEGILLTMCDMQTNLHREVCEEVTEAYKNGMKIFKVHIPRSIRVGEANRYGMSIIDFDRKSKAGIAYSQVAKELIMNGN; encoded by the coding sequence ATGAATGCAAAGATTATAGCAGTTGCAAACCAAAAAGGTGGTGTAGCCAAGACCACCAGTGTAAGGAATATGGCATTTTCCCTTGGAGAGCAAGGAAAGAAGGTGCTGGCTCTAGATTTCGACCCGCAATCCAACCTAACATCATCATTTGCATATGAGAATACTAAAATAACAACCACAATCGCCGAGATAATGTACAAGGCTATGGATGAGGAACTGCTTCCATATCCAGAGGAATACATTTATGCTCATGGAAATGTGGACTTTATTCCAAGCAGTATTCATTTATCGGTAGTTGAAGCCAACTTACGTATGGAAATGGGAAGTGAGAAGCTACTTGCCAATATCCTGGAACCACTTAGAAAGGATTATGATTATATTTTCATTGATACAAATCCATCTTTAGGACCACTTACTATCAATGCTTTATCAGCTGCTGACAGTGTGATTATTCCAATAAACCCGGAGTATTATGCTACGATGGGGCTCACAGACTTAACAAAGACCATCTTGAAGATAAGAAAGAGAATCAATCCGAAAATTCAGTTTGAGGGAATCCTTCTGACTATGTGTGACATGCAGACAAATCTTCATAGAGAAGTCTGCGAAGAGGTAACAGAAGCATATAAAAATGGAATGAAGATATTTAAAGTACATATTCCACGTTCCATTAGAGTTGGAGAAGCCAATAGATATGGTATGAGTATTATTGATTTTGACAGGAAATCAAAGGCTGGAATTGCATACAGCCAAGTAGCAAAGGAGTTGATAATGAATGGTAACTAG
- a CDS encoding ParB N-terminal domain-containing protein has product MVTRPIAKKVKSLDELLMADEPTLPIQANDKVFLTIPFNKIRSYQNHPFRLYSDERLDDLVESIKANGILAPMIVRKIECGEDGFEYEMLAGHNRMNGAKIAGLTEGPCIVKEYLTDEEALMYVVETNVIQRSFTDMLPSEKATVLSLSHSKMFSQGKRNDIIDELKRLENPEYIRDNETSAPVGQKLTTREKVGSEYGLSKNTVARLLRIDKMINALKDRVDNDEISIRCAVDISYLKENEQKEIEQVLSQNEFKVDMKKTQMLISYSNDGKLNEKVIYQILSGEINKKPKSTTPSIKINHRVYSKFFSPDTKSNEIEKVVEEALELFFNMHPERKEVNSA; this is encoded by the coding sequence ATGGTAACTAGACCAATTGCAAAGAAAGTTAAGTCACTTGATGAATTATTAATGGCAGATGAACCAACATTACCAATTCAAGCAAATGATAAAGTATTTCTGACCATACCATTCAATAAAATTCGCTCCTATCAAAATCATCCATTCAGGCTATATAGTGATGAACGGCTTGATGACTTGGTTGAAAGCATAAAGGCAAATGGTATTTTGGCTCCCATGATAGTGAGGAAAATTGAATGTGGTGAAGATGGTTTTGAGTATGAAATGCTTGCCGGGCACAATCGAATGAATGGGGCAAAGATTGCAGGACTTACTGAGGGCCCATGTATAGTAAAGGAATACTTAACAGATGAAGAAGCACTTATGTATGTTGTAGAAACTAATGTGATTCAGCGGTCATTCACAGATATGCTTCCATCAGAAAAAGCAACAGTACTTTCATTAAGTCACTCCAAAATGTTCTCCCAAGGCAAAAGAAATGATATAATTGATGAACTTAAAAGACTTGAAAACCCTGAATACATAAGGGATAACGAAACTTCTGCCCCAGTGGGGCAGAAGTTGACGACAAGGGAAAAAGTAGGCAGTGAGTATGGGCTTTCAAAGAATACAGTTGCCAGGCTACTACGAATTGATAAGATGATTAATGCACTTAAAGATAGAGTTGATAACGATGAAATTTCCATCAGATGTGCCGTTGATATATCATATTTAAAAGAAAATGAGCAAAAAGAAATTGAGCAGGTGCTTTCCCAAAATGAGTTTAAAGTGGATATGAAGAAGACGCAAATGTTAATAAGTTATTCGAATGATGGCAAATTAAATGAAAAAGTCATATATCAGATTTTATCCGGTGAGATAAATAAAAAGCCAAAATCAACAACTCCATCAATTAAAATCAATCATAGGGTGTATTCGAAGTTTTTTTCTCCTGATACTAAATCAAATGAAATTGAAAAGGTGGTGGAAGAAGCACTTGAGCTGTTTTTTAATATGCATCCCGAAAGGAAGGAGGTTAATTCAGCTTGA
- a CDS encoding helix-turn-helix transcriptional regulator, with product MPFTMGEKIRILAKRKKVTISELATLISTTNQNLSNKLTRDNFSEKELKQIAEALGCRFEGFFIFEDGEKV from the coding sequence ATGCCTTTCACTATGGGCGAAAAAATTCGTATATTAGCAAAAAGAAAAAAAGTAACCATTTCAGAACTGGCTACTTTAATTAGTACTACTAATCAAAATTTATCAAATAAATTGACCCGGGATAATTTCTCAGAAAAAGAGCTTAAGCAAATTGCCGAAGCTCTTGGATGCAGGTTTGAAGGATTCTTTATTTTTGAAGATGGCGAGAAAGTATAA